The Corynebacterium sphenisci DSM 44792 genome includes the window CCGGGGTGCGGGTGCCCACCGCGGCGCTGGGCCCCGTCGCCGCGGCGCTGCGCGCCGCCGGCGCCGACCCCGCCCCGCGGCTCGGCGCGGTGGCCGGGTTCCCGCTGGGCCGCTCCGATCTGCTGGTCACCGCCGCGGAGGCCCGGCTGGCCGCCGACCGCGGCGCCGGTGACGTGGCCTTCGTGGCGGATCCGGCGGCCACCGCCGCCGGGGACGCGAACGCGGTGCTCGCCCAGACCGTGGCGCTGCGGGAGGCCGTCGCCGCCCCGGTGCAGCTCACCGTGGTACTGGAGACCGGGCTGCTCACCGGCGGGGCGGCGGCCGGGGAGGCCCTGGCCGCGGTGGCGGCCGCGGCGGTCGCCGGCGGGGCGGACGCCCTGGCCACGGCCACCGGCTGGCATCCGGCGGGGGTGGGCGGGCCGGCCCAGCTGCGCATCCTCGCCCGGGCGGTGGCCGAGGCCGGGGCCGGCGGCCGGGTGGGCCTCATCGCGGTGCGCGAGGGCGGCCGCGGGCCGGTCGCCGGGGCGCCGGCGGCGGCGGAGCTGCTCGCCGCCGGGGCGCATGTGGTGCAGGAGGGGCCGGGCTACCTGGTGGCGTAGTCGATTCCGCGCAGCTCGGACAGGCGCACCCCCGAGCCGGCCAGATCCACCTCGAGGCCGCCGGGGACCACCCGGATCCCGGTGACGGTGAGCCCGCCGCCGATCTGGGCCACCGGCCCGGACACGGCCGCGTCGGCCAGGGCCGCGATCACCGCGTCGGCGTCGATCCCGGCCAGGGCGCCCCCGGAGACCTCGGCCTCCACCGCCCCGCCGCGGGCGACCGGGGTGACGTCGGCGGAGGCCAGCCCGCCGCCGAATTCGCAGACCAGCACCCCGCGGGCGGGGTCCGGGGTGACCTTCGTCATCCGGGTGAGATCGGCGGCCATCCGCTCCAGCAGGGAATCCCCGGCCGGCCGGGTGGCCAGGTTCGCCTCGGCGAGGATCAGATCCGCGGGCACGCTCGCGGTGATCTCCACCCCGCCGGCCACCGGATCGGCCGCGTCGGAGACGTCGAGGTCGGTGAGCAGCACCCGGGCCGCCGGGGTGCCGCGCACCACCGGCGCGCCCCGTTCGCCGAGGGGGTCCTCGATGAGCAGGGTGCGCGGGGCGCGGATCTCGGCGCGGCCGATGCTGCGGGAGAGCAGCCCGGGCAGCAGCGGGGCGGCGCCGAAGGAGGTCTCCGGGTCCTCCGGGGCGGTCACCGACTCCTCGGCCATCGCCTGCCGGAAGCCCTCGTCGATCTGGTGGGACACCCAGGCGCGGGCGCCGATTTCGGCGGCCGCGGCGATGAGCGCCACCACCACGAGCAGTCCGATCAGGATTCCGGCGGCGCGGCCGGGGCGGGTCTTGTTCTTCGCATGCACCCCGCCCAGTCTACGGAGCCGCCCCGGCCATGCCGCGGCGCCCGCCGCGCCGGCCATGGGGGCCGGGCGGCGGGCGCCGGGGGAGGGGCGGGGCGCCGGGTCTAGTTGCGGCCGGCGTACTCGTCGAGCAGCTTCGCCTCGCGCTCGAAGATGGCCTTGACCGCCTCGGCGACCTTCGGCTCGAGCATGGCGCCCATCATGGGCACGTTGACCACCACGTCCACCCCGGTGGCCAGGGCGGCGCCCTCGCCGGAGGCGGTGAGGTCCTGGGTGCCGGTGAAGGACACCGGGAAGCCCTTCACCTCGGCGTTGACCGTGGCGGAGGCGGCGTCGCCGCTCAGCGGGCCCCAGGTGATCCGGCGGTTGACGGTGAGATCGGACTTGACCATGGACTTCACCGCGTCCGGCAGCGCGTCGGTGGGCATCTTCTGGTTGAGTTCCACCTCGACGTTGTCGCCGGAGGCGTCGAAGGAGACGACCTCCCCGGCGGGGTCGGAGAGGTTCTCCGCGAGGTAGGTCCAGTACTCGTTGGAGGCCAGGGCCTGGTGGACCTTCGCCGGGGAATTGTCGAGGGTGACGTCGATGTCTGCGTGGTTAGCCATGCCGCGATACTAACGTGGGGGACGTGCCCGAGACAGCCCTTCACCGGATTTCCGCCATATCGGAAACGAAAATTATCCGCGATCTGCCGTTCTCGCAGCTCACGACCCTGCGCCTCGGGGGTGCCCCCGCGGCGACGGTGCGCTGCGGCAGCCTGGACGCGGTGGTCGCGGTGGTGCGCGAACTCGATTCCCGGCGGGTGCCGGCGCTCATCGTCGGCGGCGGCTCCAACCTGGTGGTCGCCGACGACCCCGGCGATCTCGTCGCCGTGGTGATCGACGCCGACCGGGTGGAGGTCCGCGCCGAGGGCGACGGGTTCCTGGTGGAGGCCGAGGCCGGGGCGGAGTGGGACCGGGTGGTCGCGCAGGCGGTGGCCGCCGGCGCCGGGGGCGTGGAATGCCTCTCCGGGATCCCCGGATCCGCCGGGGCCACCCCGGTGCAGAACGTCGGCGCCTACGGGGTGGAGATCTCCTCCGTGCTCGCCGAGGCGCTGCTGCTGGACCGGGCCACCGGGGAGGTCGCCTGGACCCCGCCGGCGGCCCTGGAGCTGGGCTACCGCAGCTCCAACCTCAAGCACACCGCCCGGGCGGTGGTGCTCGCGGTGCGGCTGCGGCTCACCGGCGACGGGCTGTCCGCCCCGCTGCGCTATGGGGAGCTGGCCCGGCGGCTGGGCGTGGCCGCCGACGAGGCCGCCGCCGGCCGGGCCCGCCGCCCGGTGGCCGAGGTGCGCCGGGAGGTGCTGGCGCTGCGCCGGGGCAAGGGCATGGTGCTCGACCCGGCGGATCACGACACCTGGTCGGCGGGCTCCTTCTTCACCAACCCGGTGATCGACGCCGCGGCGCTCGGTGAGGTGCGCGCCGCGGTGGCGGCGCGCTGCGGGGCGGAGGCGGCCGCGGCGATGCCCGCGCACCCGGCGAGGGCGGGGCGGGTGAAGCTGTCCGCGGCCTGGCTCATCGAGCGCGCCGGCTTCGGCCGCGGCTACCCCGGCGAGGGCGCCCCGGTGCGGCTGTCCACCAAGCACACCCTGGCGCTGACCAACCGGGGCGCCGCGCGCACCGCGGACCTGGTGGCCCTGGCCCGGGAGGTGCGCGACGGGGTGGCCGCCGCCTTCGGGGTGCGGCTGCACCCGGAGCCGGTGTGGGTGGGCGTGGCCATCGACGGGGACTGACCGCCGCGACCGCGCACGCCACGCGCCCCCGCGCCCGGGGCGGGCGCGGGGGCGCGGGGGTCAGCGGCGCAGATCGTCGGCGGTCTTGCCCTCCGCGGCGAGGCGCTCGACCAGCACATCGCGCACATCCCGGCGGCGCACCTTGCCCATCTGGTCCCGGGGCAGCTCATCGAGGTGGAAGTACGCCTTCGGCACCTTGTACCGGGTGAGGTTGTCCCGGCAGTGGTTGCGGTACTCGGAGGTGTCCAGCCGGGCGTAGTCCCCGATCGTGATCGCGGCGACCACCAGCTCGGAGCCGTCCGCCAGGGGCAGGCCCACCACCGCGGCGTCCACGATGCCCGGATGGTCGGTGAGCACCTCCTCCACCTCGGCGGGGTAGACGTTGAACCCGCCGGTGATGATCACCTCCTTGATCCGGGCGACCAGCCGGATGAACCCGTCCGGCTCCATCACCCCGACGTCCCCGGTGCGGTAGAACCCGTCCGGGGTGAAGGAGGCGGCGGTCTCCTCCGGCAGGTTGAGGTAGCCGGCGAAGACCTGCGGCCCGGTGACCACGATCTCGCCCTCCTCGCCATGCGGCAGCTCCCGGGCGGGATCCTCCGGGTCCACGATCTTGACGTCGGTGTCCGGGAAGGGCACGCCCACGTAGCCGGGCCGGCGGTTGCCGTCCATGGTGTTGCCCACGATGATCGGGGAGGTCTCGGTGAGGCCGTAGCCCTCCACCAGCTTGCCGCCGGTGAGCCGCTCCCACTTGTCCACGGTGCGCACCGGCAGCGTGGAGGCCCCGCAGAAGGCGAAGCGGATGCCCTCCAGGCTGTCCCCGCGGCTCTCCGCCTCCTCGATGATCTTCTCGTAGAGGGTGGGCACCCCGGGCACCCAGGTGGGCCGGTTGCGCTTCATCACCTTCATGATCAGGTCCATCTTCGCCGCCGGCACCAGCACCAGCTCCGCGCCGACGTAGACGCTCACGTTGGTGACGATGGTCAGCCCGTAGGCGTGGAACATGGGCAGCACCGCCAGCGCGATCTCGCGCTGCTCGCCCAGGCCCGGCACCCAGGCCTTGCCCTGCATCACGTTGGCGACCAGGTTGCCGTGGGTGAGCTGGGCGCCCTTGGGGGCGCCGGTGGTGCCGGAGGTGTACATGATGACCGCCACGTCATCGGCGGCCACCGGCCGGTCCGGTTCCGGCATCGGCGGGGTCTTCGCCGGATCGGCGTCCCCGGCGAAGACGCCCGGCCGGGTGCGCGGGTCGGGGCTGCCCAGCTCGGCGCGGGTGGCCTTGAGCTTGCCGAAGGGCAGCCGCAGCGCGGTGCGCAGCGCCCAGGGCATGTCGTCGATCATGTTGATCGGCAGGATGGTCTCCAGGGGGGTGGTCCTGGCCACCTCGTCGAGCACCGGGGCGGTCTTGTCCCAGCAGATCGCGATTTTCGCGCCATGGTCGGCGAAGGGCCCGCGCAGCTCCCGGGCGGTGTAGAGCGGGTTGTGCTCCACCACGGTGGCGCCCAGGTTGAGCACCGCGAGATAGGCCACCACATGCTGCGGGCAGTTCGGCATCACCAGCGCCACCCGGTCGCCCTGGCCCACGCCCAGGGAGCGCAGCACGCCCGCGGCATGCCGGACCTGGGCGTCGACCTCGGCGAAGGTGCGGCTGCGGCCGAAGAAGGTGAGCATCGGCCGGTCCGGCCAGGTGCGCACCGCGTCCCGGTACAGGTCCACCAGGGTGGTGTCGCCGTAGTCGAGGTGGGGCGGGGTCCATTCCGGGTAGTGCCGCAGCCAGATGCGGTCGGCGTCGGACATCTCGGACATCGGTTCGTCTCCTGGTGCCTTCGGGTACGGGGTCGCGGAATCGTGGGCCATCCTACGCGCGCGTAGGTTGTCGGGCCGGGGGATGCGGGGCAGGCTGGGGGAATGGCCCCCACCACCCCACCCACGGCGCCGCGCGTCGCCGTGCTGTCCATGCACACCTCGCCCCTGGAGCAGCCCGGCACCGGCGACGCCGGGGGCATGAACGTCTACATCCTGCACACCTGCCTGGAGCTGGCCCGCGCCGGCGCGCGGGTGGACGTCTACACCCGGGCCACCCGGCCCAGCCAGGGCGAGGTGGTGGAGTACGCGCCGAATATGCGGATCATCAACGTCGTCGCCGGGCCCTACGAGGGCCTGGCGAAGGCGGAGCTGCCCACCCAGCTGGCCGCCTTCGCCGGCGGGGTGCTCGCCTTCGCCCGCCGGGAGGGGCTGGCCTACGACGTGATCCACTCCCACTACTGGCTCTCCGGGCAGGTCGGCTGGTTGCTCCGGGACCTGTGGCGGGTGCCGCTGGTGCACACCGCGCACACCCTGGGCGCGGTGAAGAACCAGGCCCTGGCCGAGGGCGACCGGGCGGAGCCGGAGTCGCGCCGGATCTGCGAGCAGCAGATCGCCGACAACGCCGACTCCATGGTGGTCAACACCGAGGAGGAGCGCGCCGCCCTGGTCGACCACTACGACGCCGACGCGACCCGGATCGAGGTGATCCCGCCGGGGGTGGACGTGGAGATGTACTCGCCGGGCTCGGATCGGGCCACCGAACGCGCCCGCCGGGAGCTGGGCATCCCGCTGCACGCGGACATCGTGCTCTTCGTCGGCCGGCTGCAGCGGCTCAAGGGCCCCCAGGTGCTGCTGCGCGCCACCGCCGAGCTGCTGCGCCGGGACCCCTGCCGGCCGCTGGGCACGCTCATCTGCGGCGGGCCCTCGGGCACCGGCCTGGACCGGCCCGACGAGTTCCTGGACCTCGCCGCGGAGCTGGGCCTGGGCGCGCACGCGAGGTTCCTGCCGCCCCGGCCGCCCGGGGAGCTGGTCTCGCTGTACCGGGCCGCGGACGTGGTGGCGGTGCCCAGCCACAACGAATCCTTCGGCCTGGTCGCCATGGAGGCCCAGGCCGCAGGCACCCCGGTGGTCGCCGCGAAGGTCGGGGGCCTGGCGGTGGCGGTGGCCGACGGGGTCACCGGGCTGCTGGTCGAGGGCCATGATCCGGCCCGCTGGGCGGACGCCATCGGCGGCCTGCTCGACGATGACGCCCGCCGCCTGGAGATGGCCGCCGCGGCGCCGGCGCACGCCGCCGGGTTCTCCTGGCGGGCCACCGCCGAGGCCCTGCTGGGGGTCTACAATCGGGCCATCGCCGACCGCGCCGCCTGCGGCGGCGACTGCCCCCGACACGGCGGCGGCCGGATCTGACGCGGTCCCGGCGCGCCGCGGGAGAGGAGCCCCGATGAGCCCCGACCGGCCCGAGGACGCCCTGGCGGAGCTGTCCGCCCAGCTGACCCGGATGGGGGTGGAGCACACCCTCGCCGACCCGGCGGCGGTGGTCACCCTGCCGGGCACCCGGAAGCTGAAGACCGTGGTGGGCCTGGTGCCCGGCCGGGATTCGCTGCGGGTGGAGGCCTTCGTCTGCCGGCGCCCCGAGGAGAACGCCGAGGAGGTGCACCGGCTGCTGCTGCGCCGCAACGGCCGGATGTTCGGCGTCGGCTACGCCGTGGACGCCCGCGGGGACATCTACCTGGTCGGGCAGCTGCCCGCGAGGCTCGCCGACGAGGACCTGGACCGGCTGCTGGGCCAGGTGCTGGAGGCCGCGGACGGGGACTTCAACCTGATCCTGGAGCGCGGCTTCGCCTCCTCGATCCGCCGGGAGTGGGCCTGGCGGGTGGATCGGGGCGAGTCCCTGGCCAACCTCGCCGCCTTCCGGCACCTCATCGACGACGACGCCGCCGGGGATGCCGGGGATGCGGGGCCGGGCGGCGGCGCAGGTCGGGCGCATGGCGGCGGGGCGCCGCTGCCCGAGTAGCGGCGCGCGGGGACGATTTCGGGCACAATAGGCGGTATGAGCACCGGAAACCTGATTCTCCTCCGTCATGGCCAAAGCGCGTGGAACGCGTCCAACCAGTTCACCGGCTGGGTGGACGTGCCGCTGACCGACAAGGGCCGGGCGGAGGCCGTCCGCGCCGGTGAGCTGCTGGTGGAGGCCGGGCTGAAGCCCGAGGTGCTGTACACCTCGCTGCTGCGCCGCGCCATCAACACCGCGCACCTGGCCCTCGACGTCGCCGACCGGCTGTGGATCCCGGTGGTGCGGGACTGGCGCCTCAACGAGCGCCACTACGGCGCCCTGCAGGGCCTGAACAAGGCCGAGACCAAGGAGAAGTACGGCGAGGACCAGTTCATGAGCTGGCGCCGCTCCTACGACACCCCGCCGCCGGAGCTCGCCGACGACTCCGAGTACTCCCAGCACGATGACCCGCGCTACGCGGCCCTGGACGAGGTGCCGCGCACCGAGTGCCTGCTCGACGTGGTCAAGCGGTTCATCCCCTACTACGAGGCGGAGATCCTGCCGCGGCTGAAGCGCGGGGAGACCGTGCTCGTCGCCGCGCACGGCAACTCGCTGCGCGCCCTGGTCAAGCACCTCGACGGGATCTCCGACGAGGACATCGCCGGGCTGAACATCCCCACCGGCATCCCGCTGGTCTACAAGATCGACGACTCCGGGGCGGTGACCAACCCGGGCGGCGACTACCTCGACCCGGAGGCCGCCGCCGCCGGCGCCGCCGCGGTGGCCGCCCAGGGCGGCAAGTAGCCCGCGGCCGCCCCCGCGCGCCCGCGCCCCGGCCCCGCCGCACCCGGCGGGGCCGGGGCGCGGGCGTTATGGTTTACCCGTGATCGAGCTCCTCGCCGCCGCCGCCGCGGGCGCGGCCGCCGCCGCCGGCGGGATCGGCGGCGCCGCCGCGCTGCGCCGCCGCCGCGCCGCCCGGGTCGCCGCCGCCCGGGTGCCGGAGCGGGCGGAGCGGGTGAGCACCATCGGCCAGGTGCTGCACCTGTGCGTGCGCGGGGCGCCCACCGGGATCGTGGTGCTCGACATCAGCGAGGACGTGATCCTGTCCAACCCGGCGGCCCATGCGCTGGGCCTGGTGCATGAGCGCACCCCGCACCGGCGGGTGCGCGACACCGCGCTGCGGGTGCTCGACACCGGGGAGCCGCAGACGGTGAACCTGGTCATCCCGCCGCGGCGGGCCGGGGCGGCGGACACCTGCGTGCGCTGCGCGGTGGCCCCGCTCACCGTCGCCGACGACCGCTTCGTGGTGCTCTACGGCACCGACGAATCGGAGCTGGTGCGCATGGAGTCCGCCCGCCGGGACTTCGTCGCCAACGTCTCCCATGAGCTGAAGACCCCGGTCGGCGCGCTGGGCCTGCTGGTGGAGGCCCTGGTGCAGGCCAAGGGCGACCCGGAGGCGGTGGCGCGCTTCGGGGCCAGCCTGACCCGGGAGGCGGACCGGCTCTCCACGATGATCACCGAGCTCATCGCGCTGTCCAAGCTGCAGGGCGCCGAGGCCCCGCCGGATCTGGAGGAGCTGCCGGTGCGCCGGATCATCGAGGAGGCGGTGCACCGGGCCCGGGTCCCCGCCGAGGACGCCGGGATCCCGCTGACCTGGGACTGCGCCGCGGATCTGCGGGTGCGCGGGGACCGGGCGCTGCTGGTCACCGCGGTGGCGAACCTGATCTCCAATGCGGTGAACTACTCCCCGGAGGCCACCCCGGTCACGGTCAGCTGCGCCCGCCCGGATCCGGAGACGGTCGCGATCCGGGTCACCGACCGGGGGATCGGGATCTCCCTGGCCGATCAGGAGCGGATCTTCGAGCGCTTCTTCCGGGTGGACAAGGCCCGCTCCCGGGCCACCGGCGGCACCGGTCTGGGCCTGGCGATCGTCAAGCACGTCGCCGCCAACCACGGCGGGGCCGTTAAGGTGTGGAGCAGACCGGGCACCGGATCCACCTTCACCATCGAGCTTCCCGCGCCCCGGGAGGAAGGACACCCGCAGTGACCGACGTCCTCATCGTCGAAGACGAAGCCGCCCTCGCCGAGCCGCTGGCCTTCCTCCTGGAGAAGGAGGGCTTCACCGTGCGGATCGCCGCCGACGGGCCGACCGCGCTCGCCGAGGTCGACGCCCGCGCCCCGGACATCGTGCTGCTGGACCTGATGCTGCCCGGGATGGGCGGCACCGAGGTGTGCACCACGCTGCGCCAGCGCAGCTCGGTGCCGGTGATCATGGTCACCGCCCGGGACAGCGAGATCGACAAGGTGGTGGGCCTGGAGATCGGCGCCGACGACTACGTCACCAAGCCGTACAGCTCCCGGGAGCTGATCGCCCGGATCCGGGCGGTGCTGCGCCGCGGCGCCGCCGAGGCCGACGCCGGCGAGGGGGCCGCCGACGTGCTCGACGGGGGCCGGGTGGTGATGGACGTGGAGGCCCATGTGGTCACCGTGGACGGGGTGGATACCCCGATGCCGCTGAAGGAGTTCGACCTGCTGGAGTACCTGCTGCGCAACGCCGGCCGGGTGCTCACCCGCGGCCAGCTCATCGACCGGGTGTGGGGCCCCGACTACCACGGCGACACCAAGACCCTGGACGTGCACGTCAAGCGGCTGCGCGCCAAAATCGAGCCGACCCCCTCGGAGCCGGTGCACCTGGTCACCGTGCGCGGCCTGGGCTACAAGTTCGAGCCCTGAGCCCGCGGGGCGCCGGCGGGCTACACCGCGCCGGGGTCCAGGCCCTCCACCGCCGCCCGGGTCGCCGGGTGCACCGCCAGCAGCGGGTAGCCCGAGGGCCCGAAGGCGCGCCCCGCGGCGGCGGCCTCCCGGGCCCGCAGATGCGCGGCGAGCACCTCGAAGCAGTCGTCGCCGATGAGCTCGCGCAGCTCCCGCTCGGAGCTGCGCCACAGCGGCACGCCCCCGCCGTGGGTGGCCGGGGCGCCGGTGCACCACCAGTCGAATTCGGCGCCGCCGCCCCAGGCCCGCCGGTCGTACTCGGTGATCACGGTGCGCAGGATCTCCACCCCGTCCGGGCGGGTCTCCCAGTCCTGCAGCCGGCGCAGCGGCACCTGCCAGCACACGTCCGGCTTGGCCGCCACATGGTCCACGCCATGGGCCTCCGCCCACTGGTGCAGGGCGCAGCCGCGGCCGCCCGGCCAGTCCGCTCGGTTGGCGAAGACGCAGGCCCCGCCGACGGTGGCGGTGCGCAGCGCCGGCTCCATCTCCCCCTCCTCGTTCTCCAGCTCATCCCATTCCAGCCAGGGCTCCAGGGGCTCCGCCGGTCCCGCGGCGACCTCGGCGAACCAGTCGGCGACCGCCCCGGGCCGGTGCTGCCACCAGCCGCCGGGGTCGCCCGGCGCCGCCGGCGGCCGGGGGTCGTCCTCCATCGCGGCGACCACCCGGACCACCCGGTCGCGGTCCTCGGCGTCGCAGAGGAAGGCGCCGTGGATGCAGCAGCCGGCGTCGGCCCGGCCCGGGTCGATGCCCGGGCAGGCGTCGGTGCCGAAGGCGCACCGGTAGTGGGAGAGCAGCCAGGTCACGTCGCAGGAGATCAGGTGCTCCGGATCCGCCGGATCGGCGAACTCGAACCATTCCCGGGGGTGGTCCTCGGCGATTTCCGCGGCGGAGGGGCGGCCGCCGCGGCCGGGAGCGGGCTGGGGTGGATTCACACCGTGCCACCGTAGACCGTCTAAGTTGGTCACCGTGCGCTTAGGTGTCTTGGACGTTGGCAGCAATACCGTGCATCTCGTCATGGTCGATGCTCGACGCGGTGGCCACCCCACCCCGATGAGCGACAGCAAGTCGACGATGAAGCTGGTCGAGTACCTGGACCGGGAGGGCAACCTCTCCCGGAAGGGCATCGACAAGCTCACCGGCTACGTGGGCGAGGCCCGGCAGCTGGTCGACCGGATGAAATGCGAGGAGATGATCTCCTTCGCCACCTCGGCGGTGCGCGACGCCGCCAACGGGGAGGCGGTGCTCGACCACGTGGAGCGGGAGACCGGGATCCGGCTGGAGATCCTCTCCGGGGAGGACGAGGCGCGGCTGACCTTCCTCGCGGTGCGCCGCTGGTACGGCTGGTCCGCCGGCCGGATCATCAACCTGGACATCGGCGGCGGCTCCCTGGAGCTGACCTCCGGGGAGGACGAGGACCCGGAGGCGGCGTATTCGCTGCTGCTCGGCGCCGGCCGGCTCACCCACGAGTGGTTCGACACCGATCCGCCGGACCGGAAGAAGATCGCGCTGCTGCGCGACTACATCGACGCCGAGCTGGTCGCCCCGGCGAAGCACCTGCGCGCGCTCGGCGAGGCGGATCTCGCCGTGGCCACCTCCAAGACCTTCCGCACCCTGGCGCGGCTCACCGGCGCCGCGCCGAGCTCCGCGGGCCCCCGGGTGCGGCGCACCCTCACCGCCCCCGGCCTGCGGCAGCTCATCGCCTTCATCTCCCGGATGACCGCCGCGGACCGGGCCGAACTGGAGGGCGTGAGCGCGAACCGCTCGCACCAGATCGTCGCCGGTGCCCTTGTCGCCGAGGCGAGTATGCGATCATTGGGCCTGGAACAAGTGGAGATCTGCCCCTGGGCACTGCGGGAGGGGATCATCCTCCGCCGCCTGGACGGCGATCTCGACGGGAAGGGATGAGATGAGCGAAGAGAAGCTCACCGTCGCCGAGCTGCTGGCCCGCGCCGGCCGCGAGGCCGAGCCGACCGACGGCCGGCGCCGGCGCCGCCGGCGCAGCCTGGAGGAGGGCGGCATCTCGGTGGCCGACCTCACCGGCAAGCACCGCCGGGTCGAGGCCGAGGGCCCGCGCCGGGCCGCGCACGCCGCCCCCGAACCGGAGGCCGAGCAGCCCGCGCCCGCGGCACCGGCCCCGGAGCCCGCCGAGCCCGCACCCGCGCCCGCACCCGCGCCCGAGCCGGCCGCCCCCGCGGAACCGGCCGAACCCGAACCCGCACCCGAGCCCGCGCCGGTCGCCGAGGCCGCCCCCGCGGAACCGCCCGCCGCGGCCGCGCCCGCGGCCCCGGCCGCCCCCGCGGCGGGGGAGCGGACCCCCGACATCGGCGTGCCCGAGGCGATCCCGGTTGCCCCGGAGCCGGTGCTCGCCGCCCCCGGCGGCGAGGAGATCACCTTCACCTTCACCGCGCTGCATGACGCGGACACCGCCTCCACCCCGGTGGCCGAGCCGGGCCCGCTGGCCCGCGAGGCCCTCGGCGAGCCCCCCGCCCCGACCCCGACCCCGGCCGCGGCGGACGCGGCCCCGGGCGAGCCCGCGGTGCCCTCCTTCGCCGCGCACCGGCCGGCGGCGCCGGCCGCCCCCGAGGCCCCGGAGGCCCCGGAGGAGCCGGAGCCGGCCACCCCCGCCGATGCGCGCACCGACGTGCAGCCGGTGATCCGCGATGACGCCGACTACCCCCCGGCCCGCCCGGAGGCCCCCGAGGCCCCCGAGGCCGAGGAGGTCCCGGAGGCCCGGGCCTTCGCCGGCGGCTCCGCGCCGCTCGGCCGCGCCGCGGCCGAGGCCCCGGTGCGCGAGGAGCGCCCCGACCCGGACGCCGGGGTCGCCGCCGCGCGCACCCCGGGCGTCGAGGCGGACGGGGAGGCGACCACGTCCGCCGCCCCGGTGAAGGCGACGAAGGCGACGAAGGCCGATCGCGCCGAGCCGGTGGAGCTGGAGGACAACTCGCTGAGCATCGCCCTGCTCATCGTGCAGGTCATCGTGGGCCTCATCGCCGGGGCCTTCCTCTTCCTGGTGTTCAGCTTCCTGTGGACCGCGATGCCGCCGATCGCGGTGGCGCTCATCGCCGCCGCGGTGGTGATCGGGATGGTCGCCCTGGCCAATGCGCTGCGCCGGCGCCGGGACCGGTTCACCCCGGTGCTCGCCGGGATCGTCGGCCTGGCCCTGACCTTCGGGCCCTACGTGCTCACCCTGCTCTGAGCCGGCGGCCCCGCCGCCGCGAAAAGCGCCCCCGCCCTCGCGTGCGGGGGCGCTCTTTGGCACTATGGCGCCCTATGACACGGATAGCGGTAATCGGCGGCGGCAAAATCGGCACCGCCCTCATCGGCGGCCTCATCGACGGCGGGCACGCCCCGGACCGGGTGAGCGTCGCGGACCCGGCGCAGGAGGCCATCGCCCGGCTGCGCGGGGACTTCGGCGTGGTCGCCGCCGAGGACGCCCCCCATGCGGTGGAGAACGCCGACGTGGTCTTCCTCTGCGTCAAACCGCACCAGGTGGTCGGGGTGCTGGAGGAGATCGCGGACACCCTCGACGACTCCGACGGCAACCCGGTGGTGGTGTCCATGGCCGCCGGGATCACCCTGGCCACCCTGGAGCCGGCGGTGGGCGCCGGCACCCCGGTGGTGCGGGTGATGCCGAACACCCCGATGCTGGTCGGCCGGGGCGTCGCCGCGATCGCGCCGG containing:
- a CDS encoding LmeA family phospholipid-binding protein gives rise to the protein MHAKNKTRPGRAAGILIGLLVVVALIAAAAEIGARAWVSHQIDEGFRQAMAEESVTAPEDPETSFGAAPLLPGLLSRSIGRAEIRAPRTLLIEDPLGERGAPVVRGTPAARVLLTDLDVSDAADPVAGGVEITASVPADLILAEANLATRPAGDSLLERMAADLTRMTKVTPDPARGVLVCEFGGGLASADVTPVARGGAVEAEVSGGALAGIDADAVIAALADAAVSGPVAQIGGGLTVTGIRVVPGGLEVDLAGSGVRLSELRGIDYATR
- a CDS encoding phosphoglyceromutase; this translates as MSTGNLILLRHGQSAWNASNQFTGWVDVPLTDKGRAEAVRAGELLVEAGLKPEVLYTSLLRRAINTAHLALDVADRLWIPVVRDWRLNERHYGALQGLNKAETKEKYGEDQFMSWRRSYDTPPPELADDSEYSQHDDPRYAALDEVPRTECLLDVVKRFIPYYEAEILPRLKRGETVLVAAHGNSLRALVKHLDGISDEDIAGLNIPTGIPLVYKIDDSGAVTNPGGDYLDPEAAAAGAAAVAAQGGK
- a CDS encoding UDP-N-acetylmuramate dehydrogenase — protein: MPETALHRISAISETKIIRDLPFSQLTTLRLGGAPAATVRCGSLDAVVAVVRELDSRRVPALIVGGGSNLVVADDPGDLVAVVIDADRVEVRAEGDGFLVEAEAGAEWDRVVAQAVAAGAGGVECLSGIPGSAGATPVQNVGAYGVEISSVLAEALLLDRATGEVAWTPPAALELGYRSSNLKHTARAVVLAVRLRLTGDGLSAPLRYGELARRLGVAADEAAAGRARRPVAEVRREVLALRRGKGMVLDPADHDTWSAGSFFTNPVIDAAALGEVRAAVAARCGAEAAAAMPAHPARAGRVKLSAAWLIERAGFGRGYPGEGAPVRLSTKHTLALTNRGAARTADLVALAREVRDGVAAAFGVRLHPEPVWVGVAIDGD
- a CDS encoding DUF2505 domain-containing protein, yielding MANHADIDVTLDNSPAKVHQALASNEYWTYLAENLSDPAGEVVSFDASGDNVEVELNQKMPTDALPDAVKSMVKSDLTVNRRITWGPLSGDAASATVNAEVKGFPVSFTGTQDLTASGEGAALATGVDVVVNVPMMGAMLEPKVAEAVKAIFEREAKLLDEYAGRN
- a CDS encoding long-chain-fatty-acid--CoA ligase translates to MSDADRIWLRHYPEWTPPHLDYGDTTLVDLYRDAVRTWPDRPMLTFFGRSRTFAEVDAQVRHAAGVLRSLGVGQGDRVALVMPNCPQHVVAYLAVLNLGATVVEHNPLYTARELRGPFADHGAKIAICWDKTAPVLDEVARTTPLETILPINMIDDMPWALRTALRLPFGKLKATRAELGSPDPRTRPGVFAGDADPAKTPPMPEPDRPVAADDVAVIMYTSGTTGAPKGAQLTHGNLVANVMQGKAWVPGLGEQREIALAVLPMFHAYGLTIVTNVSVYVGAELVLVPAAKMDLIMKVMKRNRPTWVPGVPTLYEKIIEEAESRGDSLEGIRFAFCGASTLPVRTVDKWERLTGGKLVEGYGLTETSPIIVGNTMDGNRRPGYVGVPFPDTDVKIVDPEDPARELPHGEEGEIVVTGPQVFAGYLNLPEETAASFTPDGFYRTGDVGVMEPDGFIRLVARIKEVIITGGFNVYPAEVEEVLTDHPGIVDAAVVGLPLADGSELVVAAITIGDYARLDTSEYRNHCRDNLTRYKVPKAYFHLDELPRDQMGKVRRRDVRDVLVERLAAEGKTADDLRR
- a CDS encoding YbjN domain-containing protein, which gives rise to MSPDRPEDALAELSAQLTRMGVEHTLADPAAVVTLPGTRKLKTVVGLVPGRDSLRVEAFVCRRPEENAEEVHRLLLRRNGRMFGVGYAVDARGDIYLVGQLPARLADEDLDRLLGQVLEAADGDFNLILERGFASSIRREWAWRVDRGESLANLAAFRHLIDDDAAGDAGDAGPGGGAGRAHGGGAPLPE
- the mshA gene encoding D-inositol-3-phosphate glycosyltransferase, whose translation is MAPTTPPTAPRVAVLSMHTSPLEQPGTGDAGGMNVYILHTCLELARAGARVDVYTRATRPSQGEVVEYAPNMRIINVVAGPYEGLAKAELPTQLAAFAGGVLAFARREGLAYDVIHSHYWLSGQVGWLLRDLWRVPLVHTAHTLGAVKNQALAEGDRAEPESRRICEQQIADNADSMVVNTEEERAALVDHYDADATRIEVIPPGVDVEMYSPGSDRATERARRELGIPLHADIVLFVGRLQRLKGPQVLLRATAELLRRDPCRPLGTLICGGPSGTGLDRPDEFLDLAAELGLGAHARFLPPRPPGELVSLYRAADVVAVPSHNESFGLVAMEAQAAGTPVVAAKVGGLAVAVADGVTGLLVEGHDPARWADAIGGLLDDDARRLEMAAAAPAHAAGFSWRATAEALLGVYNRAIADRAACGGDCPRHGGGRI